The genome window GCTATCTCTAGCGTTGTCCTTGGAAATTGGATCTTATTCCTTTTGATTATGCTTCGTCTAGTTAATGAGGCAAATGCTCGTGCAGAGCGGGATACGCTAACCGGCTTATATAACAGAAGGGGACTTCGCTCTCATATTGATAGGCTTAAGAAACTTGCGACGGCACCGCAAACCATAACAGTCATGCTCTTGGATATCGACTACTTCAAAAAGATAAATGACCAGAATGGTCATGACTTTGGCGACAAGATCCTAATAGTGATGGGGCGCGTCTTACAGGACTTCGCTTGCTCGAACGTTGTTCCATGCCGTTGGGGAGGGGAGGAGTTCTGTATTGTAATTAATGACTTTTCCGAGCAGGCGATTCGGCCCTTAGCCGAAAATATTCGAAGCGAATTCCAGAAGCAGACAAGTGAAGCCTTTTCAAATAAATCTTGGGCCACTACTAGCATTGGCGTGGCTACTTCCAAAATTCAAAAGGATATCGAGTTCTCAAGAATTGTATCGGAAGCTGACGTTCAGTTATATCAAGCAAAGACCTCGGGGAGAAATCGCGTTTGCGGTCCTAAGGGGCCGGCATTCGATTCAATGCATGAATTTACAATATAGATTCGTTCTCTAAATCAAGCGCATTGATTGCGGGGATAAGTGCCGACCGCTTAAGAATAGGCTTGCTCGTATATGGCGAGCTTAAAATTATAACGAGCTTCCATTTAACTGAGCGAGGCCCGCTTGGCGGGACAAGTTAGTGTCTTTTGCCAACACGTTTTTAATCCCCCCCTCTATCCAACCAGTAGGCACATAGTTTCGCGGCAACTCTGCGGTAGCCGTGCTTGACTAGCTGCTATGTGACAATACTTCTCCGCCACGCGGCTGGGTTGGCACCGGTCATTTTCCGAAATGTCCGGCTGAAGTGTGCCGCGTCAGCGAAACCGGTTGAGTTTGCAATTTCTTCCAAACATCGATTGGTGTTCAAAAGTAAAAACTTCGCGCGGCTGACGCGTGCTTGTAGCTGCCATTGATATGGCGCTAAGCCAGTTGAGGCCTTGAATGCACGGCAGAAATGCGCCTGTGACAAACCAACGAGCTCTGCAAGCATGCAAAGTTCCACCTTAGCTGGCATCTTCGCTTCAAGAAGGTCAAGAGCGATTTTGAGTTGGCGCGACGAAAGTTTGCTTTCGCTCCCTTTGACGATCTTGGGGCGCTCGTAGAGTTTTGCTCCAATCGCTGCAGTTAAAGAATCTCCATAGAGTTGAGCGGTCGGGTCGTCACTATCAAGATTTTCGCTCAACAATTTGATTAGTGTCCACACCTCGTCGTCCGAAGCGCGGTATCGCGGAACGTCAACAAATTTCAGAGTATCGGATATTTGTAAACGCTCTTGAAGTAAAACCGAGTCGAAGCTGAGCGTTGTACACTTGAGAAAAGTAGTGTATTTGCAATATGCCCACACTTCCATGTCCGCCGGTATGATAAATAAAGAACGGGGCTTGTAGGGCACAGGGTTTGGCGTGTTAGGCCTGCACCTAGCCTCGAGAAGGTCCGGTCCAACCTCTTCGAATTGTGCATTTAGCCAGGTCAAGTTCGCAGCGCGCTCAACCTGATATAAAACCCTGCCGGTGCACGTAAGATCATGTCGTTCGATGTGAATACCATTCCAACTACCTACCGCGACGTCGGCTTTTGCAATATTCTCAGGAAGCTCAATAGAGGACGACATATAATTGCTATTTAAAATTTAGGCGATCAGGGCTTGTCAGGCTGCGAAAGTGGACGTGATTCGAATGACTGCAATTGTCATAGCGCTTTCGATTGCGTATGTTTTGCTAGGATAAGAGCTGATCTACTTTGCACTGCTGGTGCGTGCCTATTAATCTGCCCACTCTAACCAGATTAGCGTAACAAC of Massilia sp. KIM contains these proteins:
- a CDS encoding diguanylate cyclase; this translates as MNIDETTLGIVLGLASIMASIIFALLHIADTRIPGIRYWAVSALLIGCALALDASPFGTTSKIADFLLDVPLVIGQVLFAAGVANFVRRSFARFFLPLIVLVILASTFVFTWVLPNNLARGAILSIVYGVVCVWAAWLLFRYREPPAPYAYVIAAIIAMAQAAAALVQAMLLITIQNNIEFTLAKEIAGALAIFAGAISSVVLGNWILFLLIMLRLVNEANARAERDTLTGLYNRRGLRSHIDRLKKLATAPQTITVMLLDIDYFKKINDQNGHDFGDKILIVMGRVLQDFACSNVVPCRWGGEEFCIVINDFSEQAIRPLAENIRSEFQKQTSEAFSNKSWATTSIGVATSKIQKDIEFSRIVSEADVQLYQAKTSGRNRVCGPKGPAFDSMHEFTI
- a CDS encoding AraC family transcriptional regulator yields the protein MPYKPRSLFIIPADMEVWAYCKYTTFLKCTTLSFDSVLLQERLQISDTLKFVDVPRYRASDDEVWTLIKLLSENLDSDDPTAQLYGDSLTAAIGAKLYERPKIVKGSESKLSSRQLKIALDLLEAKMPAKVELCMLAELVGLSQAHFCRAFKASTGLAPYQWQLQARVSRAKFLLLNTNRCLEEIANSTGFADAAHFSRTFRKMTGANPAAWRRSIVT